One stretch of Microcoleus sp. FACHB-672 DNA includes these proteins:
- a CDS encoding phage holin family protein, with protein sequence MDLVSLLITWLITAVSLFAISYLPIGVEIDGFNKALLSAAVFGLLNAFVRPILAFFAFPFTLLTLGLFSIILNAIIFGLAAYLVTGFRLRYGFWSALLGAFLLAVVRSLIYQLLKI encoded by the coding sequence ATGGATCTGGTTTCACTTCTAATTACTTGGCTAATTACTGCTGTTAGTTTGTTCGCCATTTCATACCTACCTATCGGGGTAGAAATTGACGGATTTAATAAAGCATTACTTTCCGCAGCCGTTTTTGGACTTTTGAATGCTTTTGTGCGTCCGATTCTGGCGTTTTTTGCTTTCCCCTTTACCTTGCTGACTTTAGGCTTATTCTCGATTATTCTCAACGCGATTATCTTTGGATTAGCCGCTTATTTAGTCACCGGCTTTAGACTGCGCTATGGTTTTTGGAGCGCTTTACTAGGTGCGTTTTTACTGGCCGTTGTGAGAAGTCTAATCTATCAGTTGCTAAAAATTTAG